In the Deltaproteobacteria bacterium genome, one interval contains:
- the lpxK gene encoding tetraacyldisaccharide 4'-kinase produces the protein MINRHEIIRIIWDGESKVPAISLLSLLLRILSIPYRFAVGARNFLYDQGTLRSKKLPCPVISIGNLTVGGTGKTPLAILLAGMLKENGFRPAVLSRGYGRRGGQSSGVVSDGCRILMDHRQAGDEPFLMSLLLPQAPVIVGACRFLTGKKAIEELGADILILDDGFQHRGLYRDIDIVLLESSRPLGNGRLLPGGSLREPPRGLRRADIIVMTGSGNPAGSSSPDCRQRFLKGLAPCFQSCHRARAIIDADRDALSLTFLQGKRIYAFSGIGNPLSFRRTIEDLGANLSGFEAFPDHHCYSASEIAGITAHAQLLQADIILTTEKDGVRLLDFPDFLAKIFLLRIEMAFIPDGDGFLKLILDNLKTLNRE, from the coding sequence ATGATTAACCGCCACGAAATAATCAGGATAATTTGGGACGGAGAGAGCAAGGTTCCAGCTATATCTTTGCTATCTCTCTTGCTTCGTATCCTGTCCATTCCTTACCGGTTTGCCGTTGGCGCGAGGAATTTTCTTTATGACCAGGGTACGCTGCGGTCCAAAAAACTTCCCTGCCCGGTGATCAGCATCGGTAATCTGACTGTCGGCGGCACCGGGAAAACGCCCCTGGCAATCCTGCTGGCTGGCATGCTGAAGGAGAATGGCTTTCGACCGGCAGTTCTTTCGCGTGGCTACGGGCGCCGCGGAGGCCAAAGTAGCGGCGTTGTTTCCGATGGTTGCCGTATCCTGATGGACCATCGGCAAGCGGGCGACGAGCCATTTCTGATGTCTCTCTTGCTGCCCCAGGCGCCCGTAATTGTAGGCGCTTGCCGCTTTCTCACCGGCAAGAAGGCAATAGAGGAACTGGGCGCCGATATCCTGATTCTCGATGACGGCTTTCAGCACCGTGGTCTTTATCGGGATATTGATATTGTGCTTTTGGAAAGTAGCCGGCCCCTGGGAAACGGTCGCCTGCTTCCGGGCGGATCCCTGCGGGAGCCGCCCCGCGGTCTGCGGCGCGCCGATATCATTGTAATGACAGGAAGCGGCAACCCGGCAGGTTCAAGTTCGCCTGACTGCCGGCAGCGATTTTTGAAGGGCTTGGCGCCTTGTTTTCAGAGCTGTCACAGGGCCCGGGCAATCATTGACGCCGACAGGGATGCCCTTTCGCTTACCTTTCTGCAAGGTAAAAGAATTTATGCCTTTTCCGGCATCGGTAATCCGCTTTCCTTTCGCCGGACGATAGAAGACCTGGGTGCGAATCTGTCCGGTTTTGAAGCCTTTCCGGATCATCATTGTTACAGTGCGTCTGAGATTGCCGGCATTACCGCTCACGCCCAGCTTTTACAGGCTGATATAATTCTGACGACAGAAAAAGATGGCGTAAGACTGCTCGATTTTCCAGATTTTCTGGCGAAGATATTTCTCTTGCGCATTGAGATGGCCTTCATCCCGGACGGGGATGGTTTTTTAAAACTGATTCTGGATAATCTGAAAACGCTTAACAGGGAATAA